Proteins from a genomic interval of Neoarius graeffei isolate fNeoGra1 chromosome 24, fNeoGra1.pri, whole genome shotgun sequence:
- the kctd10 gene encoding BTB/POZ domain-containing adapter for CUL3-mediated RhoA degradation protein 3, translated as MEEMSGESAVSSAVPAATTRTTSFKGSSPSSKYVKLNVGGALYYTTMQTLTKQDTMLKAMFSGRMEVLTDSEGWILIDRCGKHFGTVLNYLRDGVVPLPESRRETEELLAEAKYYLVQGLVDECQAALQNKDAYEPFCKVPLVTSPKEEQKLIATSNKPTVKLLYNRSNNKYSYTSNSDDNMLKNIELFDKLSLRFNGRVLFIKDVIGDEICCWSFYGQSRKIAEVCCTSIVYATEKKQTKVEFPEARIYEETLNILLYECQDGRGPDNALLEATGGAAGRSHHLDEDEERERVERVRRIHVKRPDDRTHHHQ; from the exons ATG gaaGAGATGTCAGGAGAGAGTGCTGTGAGCTCGGCTGTGCCGGCTGCAACGACCCGGACCACCTCGTTCAAGGGGTCGAGTCCGAGCTCCAAGTACGTGAAGCTGAACGTGGGTGGCGCTctttactacaccaccatgcagaccCTCACCAAACAGGACACCATGCTGAAGGCCATGTTCAGCGGCCGTATGGAGGTGCTCACCGACAGCGAAG GCTGGATCCTGATCGACCGATGCGGGAAACACTTCGGCACCGTCCTGAATTACCTGCGTGACGGCGTGGTGCCTCTGCctgagagcaggagagagacggagGAGCTGCTGGCTGAAGCCAAGTACTACCTGGTGCAGGGTTTAGTGGACGAGTGTCAGGCTGCACTGCAG aacaaAGACGCCTATGAGCCCTTCTGCAAAGTGCCCTTGGTGACCTCACCTAAGGAAGAGCAGAAACTCATTGCTACATCAAATAAG CCTACCGTTAAACTCCTGTACAACAGGAGCAACAATAAATACTCCTACACCAG TAACTCGGATGACAACATGCTGAAGAACATCGAGCTGTTTGATAAGCTCTCTCTGCGCTTTAATGGGCGTGTGCTCTTCATTAAAGATGTGATCGGAGATGAAATCTGCTGCTGGTCGTTTTACGGTCAGAGCAGGAAGATCGCGGAGGTGTGCTGCACCTCCATCGTCTACGCTACCGAGAAGAAGCAGACCAAG GTGGAGTTCCCCGAGGCACGGATCTATGAGGAGACACTGAACATCCTGCTGTACGAGTGTCAGGATGGGCGTGGGCCTGACAATGCACTGCTGGAGGCGACAGGGGGCGCTGCGGGACGCTCTCACCACCTGGATGAGGATGAGGAGCGTGAACGTGTGGAGCGAGTGCGCAGAATCCACGTCAAGCGACCTGATGATCGCACGCATCACCACCAGTGA